The sequence AAGAGCTGACCGCCGCCGCCTTTGACCCCCCCGAACGGCGCGAGGCGCTGATTGATGTCGATCGCATCAGCATTGACTACGAACAGGGCAACGCCGCCCAGGCGCTGCTGTACCTGGGCTGGTTTGCCAGCCGCCTTAACTGGCAGCCCATTGCCTATGTCGAAGAGGGGGGCATTTACAACATCAAAAAGATTCACTTCAAAGGCCCTAATGACTTGGCCGTTGAAGCCGAGTTGGCGGCTATTCCGGTGGCCGACTCTGGGGAAGTAATTGGCGACCTCACCGGGCTGCGGCTATTGTCAACCAACACCAATGCCAACTGCTGCACTATTTTGTGTTCTGAGACCAGCGGCTGCATGCGGATGGAAGCTGGGGGCGGTGCCCAGGCCTGCCAGGTTGAGCAGGTCACGGCTCTGTCTGACCAAAAGGCCGACTTTATGCTGGGCCAGCAGCTCCAGCGCTGGGGCGAAGACATGCTCTACGAAGAGAGCCTGGCCATGGTGGCGCAGATTATGAATTTGCTCTAGGGGCGATCGCTTATAAGCTTTCTAGAAAAGAATCTCCCCGCTGTATCCGGCGACTGTAGCCACCGTAGCGATTATCTTCTTTGTCAAGCTCATCCTGCTATGCGATTAGCCTCGGCGGGATGGCAGCGGAAATCAAGCCAGGAGCCCTGCCTGCATCAGACAGAGTCTTGCTGTTCCTTATGTGGCGGCGGGCAGGGAGCAAGCCGGAGCCTGCCAGAGGGTGTCATGTTCTACCATGGCATTGAGAATAATCACCAGTTTGTGCATGCAGGCCACCAGGGCAACCTTTTTGAGTTTTCCCCGCTGCAGCAGGCGCTGGTAGTAATCGCGAATGACCGGATTATGGCGAGTGGCGACTAACGCGGCCATGTAGAGGCCTGTGCGCACGGTGGCTCGACCGCCGCTAATCATCCGCTTACCCCGCATCTGGCCGCTATCGCGGTTGAACGGGGCGAGGCCACACAAGCTGGCTAGGCGCTTCGCTGAGATCTGTCCTAACTCGGGGAGTGAGGCCAAGAGGAGCCCCGTCGTCACAGCCCCAATACCCGGCACACTGGTGAGGATCTCGCGGGTGCGCTGCCACTGATCGCTCTGGGCGATGAGCTGCTCAATCTGGGTATCGAGGTCTTGGATCTGTTGCTTGAGCCAGTCAATATGCTGCTCAATGCTCTGACCCGTCCTGGCTCGTGCTGAGCGTTGCCGGGCTTTTTCGGCACTCATCATCTCGACGAGTTGCTGCCGTCGCGTGACGAGGTCTTGAAGGTGTTGACTGGCCTCACTCGCCATCGCCCGTACCTCTGGACGGATGGCATCGGCAAAGTGAGCCAACACCTCGGCATCAATTTTGTCTGTTTTAGCCATGCGCCCCGTGGCCCGGGCAAAATCACGCACTTGACGTGGATTCACCACAACGGCGGGCCAGCCCTCCGCCATCAACGTTCGCGCCGCCAGGGCTTGATAGCCCCCGGTCGCTTCCAGCACAATCAGACTCGTCTCGCGACGAAACGCCGTTAACGCCTGTAGCAACTCTCTTAAACCAGAGTCACTGTTGGCCACCTGAACGCTTAATCCAAGTGGACGGACGTACACATCTAAGGTGCGCTTGGATACGTCAATGCCAACCCATTGATGCGCTTGTGATAGTTCAGTCATGGTTGTATCCACCCGTGTAGGAGGTTAATCTGACATCACTCGTCCTTGCTCGATACGGAGTCTAAGCTCCTGGCGATTTTGCGAGTTAACTTCAGAGGTGTGCAGCGACCCATGCTACGTTCGGTTTTGGACAACCTAGGGTGGGACGGTCTGCCACACACCTCTAAAGATACAAGGGTGGGCACTGCCCACCATGAGGGAGAAAATTTTCCAGACGTCGCCTTACATTGGCCAACAGTGCTTTGCTATATTGCTGTCCATGCCAACCCCAACTGCCGGTGTAGCCACTCTAACCGTCGGCCCGACCCAGCTCCAGTTGCTGCCCCAGCGAGCGGTCTATATCGAGGCGCTGGAGGCACTGCTGG is a genomic window of Nodosilinea sp. E11 containing:
- a CDS encoding IS110 family transposase; amino-acid sequence: MTELSQAHQWVGIDVSKRTLDVYVRPLGLSVQVANSDSGLRELLQALTAFRRETSLIVLEATGGYQALAARTLMAEGWPAVVVNPRQVRDFARATGRMAKTDKIDAEVLAHFADAIRPEVRAMASEASQHLQDLVTRRQQLVEMMSAEKARQRSARARTGQSIEQHIDWLKQQIQDLDTQIEQLIAQSDQWQRTREILTSVPGIGAVTTGLLLASLPELGQISAKRLASLCGLAPFNRDSGQMRGKRMISGGRATVRTGLYMAALVATRHNPVIRDYYQRLLQRGKLKKVALVACMHKLVIILNAMVEHDTLWQAPACSLPAAT